The stretch of DNA TGAGAGATTCATTCATTGCTAACTTTCAGACAAAATGGCCGTCTTTAGTCTTTTGTGAGGAGGGTGATTTCTTGCATGAGGGAGAGGACCCTTTTCATCCCATTTATTTGACTAAAGGAGGAGTGTGAAAGCCCATGAGCAGGTGAAGCATTATCTTGATAACTAGCGAGCTACTGTTTCATACAGAAGCAGAAACTGCTTTTCACTTCTTCACTTCAATATGTTGCTCTCAAGATGGTTAATtgtactgaccattttactcctgTAAGCTTCCCTAACTTTTGGTCCAAACACACATAAAGTTGCTTCAGCTGCCCTCATAGCTTTAATTGCCCTTTTTGAGAGGTACTTTGGCCCTTTCAAGCAACATATAAAGACAGCAATTCCCTTTCAAGGTCATAACTTTCAATTAAGAATAACCTACGGACAGCCACATCCTTTTACATGAGAGGCATTCTGTTACATGCCACAAACCACCCTAAGGTGACGTATCAGAGGTCAGTGATAACTATCTCCTGCATTCTGACCTTGAGAGTGTCTGCCCTTACAGAGATCTTATCCAGCATCATCAGACTTAGCTTGATAATGCCCTTACAGAGATCTTATCCAGCATCATCAGACTTAGCTGGATAATGCGCTTGGTTTTCCGACGGGGAGAGGGACTCCACTCTGGCCATTCTGGATAGTAGAGAGGCTACTAGAGGAGAATATTGATGTTCTCTGGAGATTTCTAAAGTACATCAAGCAATGGTCCATGAAAGCCATTGGAATGCTAATATACATCACCAATGGTTGTTTAAACAAGCATCATTGTGATGTATGGCATTACTTTGAGGTTTGAACCAATAGGATGTCTTTTACAtcatgatttgatttgacagaatATCCACATGTACCAACAAATCGGCACCCATATTTTTTTCCCGCTCTAATTATTTGGCACAATAGTCTttcactcaaacaaaaaaaaacaatgtaTCTCTGATTAAATGATGACCTGTCGTATCCAACCCACCCAATCATTTATTTTGTTCATGATGATCCATAATCACCTCTTAATCATGGGACATTGAAACATGTGACACTGAAACGTGTTAAACACTGAAGATGCCTTGCCAACCATGATGTTCAGATGATTTCTCGACACACCTCATATCTTAGCCCAGTTAGAAAGGCAGTATGATCTTCAACCTCTGCAGTACTTCCTCCTTTTGGTTTTACTAGTTCAAAGTTGCCTTTTCCCTCCTAGTTAAGCCATCTGCTATGATTTCCTGAACATGCCTAACTCTATTAAGGGATCTGTTCAATCCGTATAGCAGAcgttacagcgtgattgaaattgaAAGTCAATGTTACCGcattagcggagactgcattcacggtaaacactgcatatgtcagctcaatctgaaatgacctttacatttctatggTGCAATCTGTAACACTTCAGGGATACAGACTGAATGAAGCCCTAGATTATGTACCTTGCTGCAGTTCTACTCTAATTGTTGGCTAAGAACAGATGTGAGAATGGAAATAAAGCAGATATATCTGTCTTCCTGTAAAATGGACCTTGACAATTGTATCCACACATTGCAATGTGCAGGATAATTCTTCATAATGGACACAGTGTACGCCATCTGCCCAGTTCAGCTGTTCGCTCGAGTGTTAACCGGAAAGAATGGAATCTACTGTGGGTATGCTTTCTTTCTGTGTACTCTCAAACGTATTCAAATGTATacatcctgtctctgtctgtctgtctgtctgtctgtctgtctgtctgtctgtctgtctgtctgtctgtctgtctgtctgtctgtctgtctgtctgtctgtctgtctgtcataataCTAATCATACTATAATGGGGTCTTTGGGATGGGGGTAGTATAAGCCTGTGTAGATGATAAAAGGATTTAATATGACAAATTGTAGAAAACAATTTAGATAACTTTGACCACCATCCTGGAGGTAGACATTTCTCTCATTCTTATGCTACCATTCTTTGCTCACGACACTGTGGATTTACAATTGTTAGAATAAGATATATTATCCCCTTACACATTACACTGTAAGTAAATGTATGATATTGTAGTTTCATCCTGGTTGTGTGCAAGTGTCTGTATGAACAGCAGAGGGAACCGTTTGCAGACTGTGCAGATAAGATACACTGTACCGTCCAGTCTGAAGTAGTAGCTGATCTATGGGTctgatctggtctggtctggtctctacTCTAGACAGCATGGCTGCTGGCTGTCTAGCTGGGTCATGGCTGCTGGtctatatctctccctccctccctccctcctccttctgagGACTGGTCAGATTTGACCCCTCTGGCCCTTTGAGGGGCTACAACACATGGCCACCCTCGCTTTAGGACATGCTTCCAACACCTCACCCAACAATCAATGAAGACTGTCCCGCTGCCGCTCACTGCTCGCGCTCACCGACACACGGCTTCTCAGACGTTAGTCACATGATCAGGGTTCTCCCTGACTTCAATGCACTCTatctcctccctcactctctccctctccatcatctcccgctctctctcccgctctttcCGTTTTGCCCGTTTCTTCTTCTTGTGCCTTTTTTTTGATGGGGGAAAAAACGTTAGAAACACAGGCAGGATGAGGAAACAGTGCAGCACTGTGCAGCCTGCGGTGAGGAGGGAGCACTTGAACAGCGTGTAGGTCAGGTTGGAAGGCACAAACACCAAGGGCAACATCCCGATAACGAAACAGCAGGCATTTTGCAAAATGGCCGCCCCGTGCTCCTCCAGCGAGATCTTAATGCACTGGGTCCTGGTGTGCTCCGTGGCCAGTACAAAGGTGTACAGGTGGGGTGCACAGTGATCCATGGCAAAGTTGAGAGTATAAATAAGGCACAGGATAGAGATGCTGTCCATATGTACATTCCAGAGGGTCATGAGGCCCAGGACCCCCAGCTCTACGGAGGTGACGGTCAGGATCAACCAGAAGTTCCCCAGAGGGTTTATGACCAGGAAGAAGGTGAGGATGAGGATGGTGAGCACGCTGAAGGCCGATGTGAGGATGGGTGAGACCACGGAGGAGCTGTAACGGTCCATGTAGACGAAGGTGGGGTTGAAGACGATGAACTTGATGTTGTTGATGAGCGAAAGGGGGCGGAGCCTCTCAAGCAGTTCCACCACCTCCTCCCGTGTCTTCTCCGTGGTCCTCGCCACCAGGTACATCCTGGACGCGATGATCTCCATTTCATCTCCATCTGTCTTGGACAGAATGATGTCCTCCATGAAGTGCTGATACTCCGGGCTGCGCAGGAAGGAGCCCTGCAGGATGGTGATGAAATCACTTTTGGTCGAGGCGCTCACATTCACCACCTTCAGATACTGAAAGTAGTTATCCATCCAGGAGATCTTGTTGAAGCCGTGGCTCAGCGTTGTGAGGTGCTCCTGCACTGTGGAGTTCCAGTACTCGATGGGCTCATAGATGTAGAAGCCGATCACAGGGCTGTAGTTACTGAAGTACTTCTGCTGGGTCGTGGCGTAGGACACACTGGGCGTGTTGCTGGCTAGGAGATTGACAATGTTGGATCCATCACTGATTTGTAAACATCCCATGAAGGAGAAGGAGGCGTAGATCAGGTAGAGGATGACCACAAAGGGCTTGACGTAGGTGTTGGTGATCCACTCCGTGTAGTGCTCCCTCAGAAAGTGCTGGATGAAGTGGTTTTGGTAGGGCACGACCTCGTGGTGCGTGACGTGGTCATGGCCGTCGCTCATCATGGTCTTGAACCAGGTGGGCTGACGGTCCAGGTACTCCACTGAGGGGATCTTACAGCAAAACACACTGTGGTAGCGGTTCTGCTCCAGCTGACCAGCGAACACCAAGCAGGAACCGTAGAAGGAGAACACGTAGAAGTAGTTGACCAGGACGGCCACGCACATGCTCTGGCAGAAGATCTTCACCGACTCAATGTTGGTGAAGGGGCTGGCACCCATGCCGAAGGTGATGATATAGAGGGAACTGGTCATGGTATAGCACACCATCACGTCGGCGAAGGCGTCTGCCACGCGCTCCTTGAAGGGAAGGCTCTCTCGAGTTCTTCTCCAGCCTGCCAGGAGCTCAAACACTCCTTTGGTTCCATGACCTGAAATGACAGGAACACATACTTTGTCAATGCCAATGCCAGTGAATACACATTAGTCAATTTCTGTTAATCAGTTTTAAAATGATACCATATAGCACATGCATTGTAATACTGAAGTAAAATATTTAAAGCAGCAATCAGCAgataaaacaataacaaagcgttatTTCGcccctgtttcggtaaaaagcagATGGATGGGGTTGGAGATATGTAACCACTTTCAAATTCTTAGACACAGCTATGGATGCAAGAAttaaccatccatgatatcaacatgatagttttaaccatgttttgatgcTATAAAgcatttgtttacatttacttttgtaTGCTCGACCCTAAACTCTGTTACCTGGTAATACATGGCAGACGGTCCAGGAACAACAAGGGAAACATAACGGACAATGCCCAAGGACTAGTCAGCCTTTCCACCTCTGAGGGGCCACAATGTATCTCTCTGTTTcaatagtcagtcctctggatactgtatGTGTGATAGAAAAGTACTAAATGAACTATAAATGACTCTATAAAAAGGAATCCTGTCTTATTTACATTGGTCTCATCCCCCACACAAGCCTTTAGATGCTGTGACACCCTGTGGAGATTGGGCCTTGGTGGTCAGGTTACTATAAACTTGGTATTGTTTGATTGGTCAAtggttgttggttttgggttgaaaAGGTTACACCTCTAGATGTTATAAATGGAATTAAATGCctttgttgtcacgatcgtgtgggggattgacggaccaaaacgcagcagttggaaaataagccatcttcttttattaacaccacgaagatgaacacgacacaaaactctatacaaactaacaaaacaacaaaacgaccgtgaagctacaaacgttgtgcacatacatacaggctacaaacgttctacatagacaattaccc from Salvelinus fontinalis isolate EN_2023a chromosome 20, ASM2944872v1, whole genome shotgun sequence encodes:
- the LOC129817396 gene encoding patched domain-containing protein 1-like; translation: MCFIGRSWASASWIWRRMLRQMIHRGLKASFYWLGLFVSRHPVFFLTVPAVLTIIFGSTVLSRFKPETDIEILVAPTHSFAKVERSLANSLFPIDQSKNKLYSDLHTPGRYGRLILLAKSGGNILELADQVLQVHKQVQDLRVNYKGFNYTFAHLCVLSHRDKRCLLDDIITIFEDIRLAILSNHTFSKVLVTYPNTTLKDGRVSFIGHQLGGVAFSPNSRDQQVKFARAIQITYYLRNHGPVVQDVIAEKWENAFCTLITRLSTLSEDLHIQSLTSFSLWRDFHQTGVLAKGEVLVSLVLLLLAATISSSMRDCLRGKPFLGLLGVLTIAIANVTSAGIFFISDGKFNSTLLGIPFFSMGHGTKGVFELLAGWRRTRESLPFKERVADAFADVMVCYTMTSSLYIITFGMGASPFTNIESVKIFCQSMCVAVLVNYFYVFSFYGSCLVFAGQLEQNRYHSVFCCKIPSVEYLDRQPTWFKTMMSDGHDHVTHHEVVPYQNHFIQHFLREHYTEWITNTYVKPFVVILYLIYASFSFMGCLQISDGSNIVNLLASNTPSVSYATTQQKYFSNYSPVIGFYIYEPIEYWNSTVQEHLTTLSHGFNKISWMDNYFQYLKVVNVSASTKSDFITILQGSFLRSPEYQHFMEDIILSKTDGDEMEIIASRMYLVARTTEKTREEVVELLERLRPLSLINNIKFIVFNPTFVYMDRYSSSVVSPILTSAFSVLTILILTFFLVINPLGNFWLILTVTSVELGVLGLMTLWNVHMDSISILCLIYTLNFAMDHCAPHLYTFVLATEHTRTQCIKISLEEHGAAILQNACCFVIGMLPLVFVPSNLTYTLFKCSLLTAGCTVLHCFLILPVFLTFFPPSKKRHKKKKRAKRKEREREREMMERERVREEIECIEVRENPDHVTNV